The Chryseobacterium geocarposphaerae genome window below encodes:
- a CDS encoding sulfite exporter TauE/SafE family protein: MEIFGYIASVLIGVSLGLIGGGGSILTVPVLVYLFGIDALLATEYSLFIVGISSVAGSMAYFKKRLVNLKIAVVFGIPSVISIFLTRNYLLPLIPEKVFRINDLMITKDIFLLLIFAGLMMVASYKMIRKDVQQPDEKQENKNNTLLAAGEGSVVGVLTGLVGAGGGFMIIPALVNLLKTPMKVAIGTSLVIISLNSLIGFFSSIQGTLINWRFLLSVSAIAVVGIIIGSYLSKKIDGKKLKPAFGWFILVMGIYIIIKEIFL; the protein is encoded by the coding sequence ATGGAAATTTTTGGTTATATCGCATCGGTTTTAATTGGTGTTTCTTTAGGATTAATTGGCGGCGGTGGAAGTATTCTTACCGTTCCCGTTCTCGTCTATCTTTTCGGGATAGATGCATTATTGGCTACAGAATATTCGCTTTTTATTGTAGGAATAAGCAGTGTGGCCGGTTCCATGGCATATTTCAAAAAAAGATTGGTGAATCTTAAAATCGCCGTAGTTTTTGGAATTCCGTCTGTAATTTCCATTTTTCTTACCCGCAACTATCTTTTGCCTCTCATTCCGGAGAAAGTTTTTAGAATCAATGATCTGATGATTACTAAAGATATTTTCCTGCTGTTGATTTTTGCAGGATTAATGATGGTAGCTTCCTACAAAATGATTCGGAAAGACGTACAACAGCCGGACGAAAAGCAAGAAAATAAAAATAATACCCTTTTAGCAGCAGGAGAAGGCTCTGTTGTCGGAGTTTTAACAGGATTAGTCGGAGCAGGCGGAGGATTTATGATTATTCCGGCATTGGTTAATCTTCTGAAAACACCCATGAAAGTGGCGATCGGAACTTCGTTGGTTATCATTTCTTTAAACTCCCTGATCGGATTTTTTTCCTCCATTCAGGGAACACTTATTAATTGGAGATTTCTGTTATCCGTATCGGCAATCGCTGTTGTAGGAATCATAATAGGATCATATTTATCGAAAAAGATTGATGGGAAAAAGCTGAAGCCTGCATTCGGATGGTTTATTTTGGTTATGGGAATTTATATCATCATTAAAGAAATTTTTCTCTAA
- a CDS encoding CoA transferase subunit B, which produces MLTKEQIAQRISREVKDGYYVNLGIGIPTLVANYVPDNLSVEFQSENGVLGMGPFPFEGEEDADIINAGKQTITILDGGSFFDSAFSFGMIRAQKVDLTILGAMEVSENGDIANWKIPGKMVKGMGGAMDLVASAENIIVAMMHVNKAGESKILKKCTLPLTGVNCVKRVVTELAVLDITPAGFKLVERAPGVSVEHIIQATEADLIIEGEIPEMQF; this is translated from the coding sequence ATGCTAACTAAAGAACAAATTGCACAAAGAATTTCCAGAGAAGTAAAAGATGGATATTATGTAAATTTAGGAATCGGAATTCCAACATTGGTTGCGAACTATGTTCCGGACAATCTTTCTGTAGAATTTCAGAGTGAAAACGGAGTGTTGGGAATGGGGCCATTTCCTTTCGAAGGAGAAGAAGATGCAGATATTATCAATGCAGGAAAACAGACAATTACTATTCTGGATGGAGGCTCTTTTTTTGATTCAGCATTCAGTTTCGGAATGATTCGTGCTCAGAAAGTAGACCTTACTATTCTTGGTGCTATGGAAGTTTCAGAAAATGGAGATATTGCCAACTGGAAAATTCCCGGGAAAATGGTAAAAGGAATGGGAGGAGCAATGGATCTGGTAGCTTCAGCAGAAAATATTATTGTTGCGATGATGCACGTGAATAAAGCAGGAGAAAGTAAGATTCTAAAAAAATGTACTTTACCTTTAACAGGAGTAAATTGTGTGAAAAGAGTGGTAACTGAATTGGCAGTTCTAGACATCACACCTGCCGGATTTAAACTTGTAGAAAGAGCTCCAGGAGTTTCAGTAGAACACATTATTCAAGCGACAGAGGCGGATTTAATCATTGAAGGTGAAATCCCTGAAATGCAGTTTTAA
- a CDS encoding glycoside hydrolase family 20 protein — MLRFLLVFSLFISTLFFSQKKLNLIPYPQKVEFLEGEFIIPETFILDESLPKEETEYFKKHIDKVFKFKNEKNKNTVHLVYSLYPPTLSHISKKDEEKKEKYSVYISPKRITINSYTKQGYFLALQTLIQLFEQYKDSGKIPAMKIEDEPKFAWRGMHLDVCRHFFTIAEVKQYIDYLAMYKLNTFHWHLTDDQGWRIEIKKYPKLTEVGSKRKESMIGAYVDNTFDGKPYGPYFYTQDQIKEVVKYAAERYITVVPEIEMPGHALAALSAYPELACTKGPFEPATKWGVFDDVFCPKDETFKFLENVLDEVMTLFPSQYIHIGGDECPKTRWKECAHCQELIKKNNLKDEHGLQSYFIHRIEKYVNSKARKIIGWDEILEGGLAPNAAVMSWTGVNSGIEAAKSGHFAVMTPGSYCYFDHYQGDPATEPNAFGGFTPLDKVYSYDPIPSELNTDQAKFIKGVQANLWTEYILDFKQVQYMIFPRLFALSEVGWGTSDPKNYKEFEGRVINEFKVLDKMGVNYAKSIYNITGKVTAANTGVSYELSTSQDPNGIRFTLDGTDPTANSQVYKTPVSISKSLTVKSAYFENGQLKSAVSSQTFTVSKTTGKKITLEQQPSENYSFGGAFTLVDGIIGNQRQLGKTWLGFQGKDVVATIDFGQKTQFSEVYFNTLDNKGSWIHFAKSAQIFISDDGMNFKMIKEIGKEEILNAKGKIKLTIGSQNSKYIKVKIENAGIIPAGNPGADSKAWLFVDEIGVN, encoded by the coding sequence ATGCTACGTTTTTTACTGGTATTTTCTTTATTTATTTCAACTCTATTTTTTTCTCAAAAAAAACTGAACTTAATTCCTTATCCGCAAAAAGTTGAATTTCTGGAAGGAGAATTTATAATTCCGGAAACCTTTATATTGGATGAATCTCTCCCTAAAGAAGAAACAGAATACTTTAAGAAGCATATTGATAAGGTATTTAAATTTAAAAATGAAAAAAATAAGAATACTGTTCATTTAGTATACTCATTATACCCGCCAACTTTATCACATATATCGAAAAAGGATGAAGAAAAAAAAGAAAAATACTCTGTTTATATTTCTCCAAAACGTATTACCATAAATTCTTATACAAAACAAGGATATTTTCTGGCTCTTCAGACACTGATCCAATTATTTGAACAGTATAAAGATTCAGGAAAAATTCCTGCAATGAAAATCGAAGACGAACCCAAATTCGCTTGGCGTGGAATGCATTTGGATGTTTGCCGCCATTTTTTCACGATTGCAGAAGTAAAGCAGTATATCGATTATCTGGCCATGTACAAGCTGAATACTTTTCACTGGCATTTAACAGATGATCAGGGCTGGAGAATTGAAATTAAAAAATACCCGAAACTGACAGAAGTTGGTTCAAAACGTAAAGAGTCCATGATTGGTGCTTATGTGGATAATACATTTGACGGAAAGCCTTATGGTCCCTATTTTTATACACAGGATCAGATCAAAGAGGTGGTAAAATATGCGGCAGAAAGATATATTACCGTAGTTCCCGAAATTGAAATGCCGGGTCATGCTTTGGCAGCATTGTCAGCTTATCCTGAGCTGGCTTGTACAAAAGGACCTTTCGAGCCTGCTACAAAATGGGGTGTTTTTGATGATGTTTTCTGTCCGAAAGATGAAACGTTCAAATTTCTGGAAAATGTTCTGGATGAAGTAATGACGCTTTTCCCATCCCAATACATTCATATCGGAGGTGATGAATGTCCGAAAACACGATGGAAAGAATGTGCCCATTGTCAGGAATTGATTAAAAAGAATAATTTAAAAGATGAGCATGGTTTACAAAGCTATTTCATTCATAGAATTGAAAAATATGTCAACTCAAAAGCAAGAAAGATTATCGGTTGGGACGAGATTCTAGAAGGCGGATTGGCTCCCAATGCTGCCGTAATGAGCTGGACAGGTGTCAACAGTGGAATTGAAGCTGCAAAATCAGGGCATTTTGCCGTAATGACACCAGGTTCTTATTGTTATTTCGATCATTATCAGGGAGATCCCGCTACGGAACCGAATGCCTTTGGTGGATTTACACCATTGGATAAGGTATATTCTTATGATCCTATTCCAAGTGAATTGAACACGGATCAGGCAAAATTTATCAAAGGAGTTCAGGCTAACTTATGGACGGAATATATTTTAGACTTTAAGCAGGTTCAGTATATGATCTTCCCAAGACTGTTCGCCCTTTCTGAAGTGGGATGGGGAACCTCGGATCCTAAAAACTATAAAGAATTTGAAGGCAGGGTGATTAATGAATTCAAGGTATTGGATAAAATGGGAGTGAATTATGCGAAAAGCATCTATAATATTACCGGAAAAGTAACAGCTGCTAATACGGGTGTTTCTTATGAATTGTCAACGTCACAGGATCCTAACGGAATTCGATTTACACTGGATGGAACAGATCCGACGGCAAATTCGCAGGTTTATAAAACTCCTGTTTCAATTTCAAAATCTTTAACGGTAAAATCTGCTTATTTTGAAAACGGACAATTAAAAAGTGCTGTTTCATCACAAACTTTTACAGTTTCAAAAACGACAGGTAAAAAAATAACACTGGAACAGCAGCCGAGTGAGAATTATTCTTTTGGAGGAGCTTTCACTTTGGTAGACGGAATTATCGGAAATCAAAGGCAGTTGGGAAAAACATGGTTAGGCTTTCAGGGAAAAGATGTGGTGGCAACGATTGATTTCGGACAGAAAACCCAGTTTTCAGAAGTCTATTTTAATACATTAGACAACAAAGGAAGCTGGATCCATTTTGCGAAATCGGCTCAGATTTTTATCTCTGATGACGGAATGAATTTTAAAATGATTAAAGAAATCGGAAAAGAAGAAATTTTGAATGCCAAAGGAAAGATTAAGCTTACGATAGGAAGTCAAAACTCAAAATATATTAAAGTTAAAATAGAAAATGCAGGAATTATTCCTGCCGGAAATCCAGGGGCTGATTCAAAAGCATGGCTTTTTGTTGATGAAATTGGCGTAAATTAG
- a CDS encoding YeeE/YedE family protein: MLDIIKEPWPWYVAGPLIGLTVPILLILGNKSFGISSSLRHICAACIPGNINFFKYDWKRESWNLFFVLGIFFGGMISAYFLVNPGEVIVNPKLKAELAGYGITDYSNLVPTQLMNFKSLLTLKGFLTMVVGGFLVGFGTRYAGGCTSGHAIMGLSNLQWPSLVATICFMIGGFFVANVVLPIILSL; this comes from the coding sequence ATGCTGGATATTATAAAAGAACCTTGGCCTTGGTACGTTGCAGGTCCGTTAATAGGACTTACCGTCCCGATATTACTGATTTTAGGAAACAAATCTTTCGGGATCAGTTCATCATTGCGACATATTTGTGCAGCCTGCATACCGGGAAATATTAATTTTTTTAAATACGATTGGAAAAGAGAAAGCTGGAATTTATTCTTTGTGTTAGGAATTTTCTTTGGAGGAATGATTTCTGCCTATTTTCTGGTGAATCCCGGAGAAGTTATCGTAAATCCAAAGCTTAAAGCAGAATTAGCCGGTTATGGAATTACGGATTACAGCAATCTTGTACCTACCCAATTAATGAATTTTAAAAGCCTGTTGACTTTGAAAGGCTTTCTAACCATGGTTGTTGGCGGATTTTTGGTAGGCTTTGGAACCCGCTATGCAGGAGGATGCACAAGTGGTCATGCTATTATGGGACTTTCCAATCTGCAGTGGCCGTCGTTAGTGGCAACAATCTGTTTCATGATCGGGGGCTTTTTTGTAGCAAATGTCGTGTTGCCGATTATTCTTTCACTCTAA
- a CDS encoding Crp/Fnr family transcriptional regulator, whose protein sequence is MEGTILSSEFNSSPELVEKLYQYGITKTYHEGDIILDENSSIRSIPIVMKGMMKVIRTEEDGREILLYYIKAGESCIMSFLGGMHNEKSIVKAEVEEDTEILFLPIDKVSLFIKEYPEWLDYIFRLYHKRFEELLDIINAIAFKKVDERLLNLLQKKSELSNSSTIIITHEQLANELGTARVVVSRLLKQLEEEGKLKLGRNKIQLLF, encoded by the coding sequence ATGGAAGGCACCATTTTATCCTCAGAATTTAATTCCTCTCCTGAGCTGGTTGAAAAGCTTTATCAGTATGGAATTACCAAAACCTATCATGAAGGAGATATCATTTTAGATGAAAATTCCTCTATCCGTTCTATTCCTATCGTGATGAAAGGCATGATGAAGGTGATTCGTACCGAGGAAGACGGGCGTGAAATTTTATTATACTATATCAAAGCCGGAGAAAGCTGCATTATGTCGTTCTTGGGTGGAATGCATAATGAAAAAAGTATTGTAAAAGCGGAAGTGGAAGAAGATACCGAGATTCTGTTTTTACCCATAGATAAAGTTTCACTTTTTATAAAAGAATATCCGGAATGGTTAGATTATATTTTCCGTCTTTACCATAAACGTTTCGAAGAATTGTTGGATATTATCAATGCAATTGCCTTTAAAAAAGTAGATGAAAGACTGCTAAATCTGCTTCAAAAAAAATCTGAATTATCAAATTCGAGTACCATTATCATCACTCACGAACAATTGGCCAATGAATTGGGAACAGCCAGAGTTGTTGTTTCCAGATTACTCAAACAGCTTGAAGAAGAAGGGAAGTTGAAACTCGGTAGAAATAAAATTCAGCTTTTATTTTAA
- a CDS encoding DUF4197 domain-containing protein → MRKTIVLAGMLLFSVSTQAQILDAIKSAVKDNTGIDLNTPVKTTTSTTTPKNTSATSSPINLGSLTSTQISSGLKEALSLGVNEGVKKLGVTDGFLKNEAVKILMPEKLRKVDTTLRSLGLGSLADQGVKLLNRAAEDAVTEAAPIFTKAITSMTITDAKNILLGSDNAATNYLQTKTQSQLFTAFQPKVKASLGKVGADSVWKGIISKYNMLTGQSVTTDLNEYVTTETINGVFKMVAEKESGIRNTPAMRTTSILQKVFGAQDTK, encoded by the coding sequence ATGAGAAAAACAATTGTATTGGCTGGAATGTTATTATTTTCAGTTTCCACACAGGCACAGATTTTAGATGCCATCAAATCTGCTGTAAAAGATAATACCGGTATTGATCTTAATACGCCTGTAAAAACAACGACTTCAACAACAACCCCTAAAAATACTTCCGCCACTTCTTCTCCAATTAATCTTGGAAGCCTTACTTCCACTCAGATCTCATCAGGATTGAAAGAAGCTTTAAGTCTGGGAGTGAATGAAGGGGTAAAAAAGCTGGGCGTAACGGATGGGTTTTTGAAAAATGAGGCTGTAAAAATACTAATGCCCGAAAAATTACGAAAAGTTGATACTACCCTTCGTTCTTTAGGATTAGGAAGTCTTGCCGATCAGGGTGTTAAATTGCTCAACAGAGCTGCGGAAGATGCCGTAACAGAAGCTGCACCTATCTTTACCAAAGCAATTACTTCAATGACCATTACTGATGCAAAAAATATTCTGTTAGGGAGTGATAATGCGGCAACAAACTATTTGCAAACCAAAACTCAAAGTCAGCTTTTTACAGCTTTTCAGCCTAAAGTGAAAGCTTCTCTAGGAAAAGTAGGTGCAGACAGCGTTTGGAAGGGAATCATTTCAAAATATAATATGCTAACGGGACAATCTGTAACCACCGATCTTAACGAATATGTAACCACTGAAACCATCAACGGAGTTTTTAAAATGGTTGCGGAGAAAGAAAGCGGAATCCGAAATACACCTGCAATGAGAACAACGAGTATTCTGCAAAAGGTTTTTGGAGCTCAGGACACTAAATAA
- a CDS encoding class I SAM-dependent methyltransferase, with translation MINFEQQDYKNHWENVYETKNQDEVSWTQKIPQTSLDLIEEASKGKSSTIIDVGGGDSNLVDFLLEKGFENISVLDISAKALEKAKTRLGTQAEKVNWITTNITEFKPNTTYDIWHDRAAFHFLTTEEEIKKYAEIVKNAVSDTLIIGTFSVNGPQKCSGLSIVKYDEDHLKEIFSQSFELVKSFTEDHITPFNTVQNFIFCQFKKK, from the coding sequence ATGATAAATTTTGAACAGCAGGATTATAAAAACCATTGGGAGAATGTATATGAAACCAAAAATCAGGATGAAGTAAGCTGGACGCAAAAAATTCCGCAAACTTCTTTGGATCTTATAGAAGAGGCTTCGAAAGGCAAATCTTCAACAATTATTGATGTTGGCGGCGGTGACAGTAACTTGGTCGATTTTTTATTGGAAAAAGGATTTGAAAATATTTCCGTTCTGGATATCTCTGCAAAAGCACTGGAAAAAGCAAAAACAAGATTAGGGACCCAAGCTGAAAAAGTAAATTGGATTACGACAAACATTACGGAATTTAAACCCAATACAACCTATGATATTTGGCATGACAGAGCAGCTTTTCATTTTCTGACCACAGAAGAAGAAATAAAAAAATACGCAGAGATTGTCAAAAATGCAGTTTCCGATACATTGATTATTGGAACATTTTCTGTAAATGGTCCGCAAAAATGCAGTGGTTTGTCAATTGTAAAATATGACGAAGACCATCTGAAAGAAATATTTTCGCAGAGCTTCGAACTGGTGAAATCTTTTACAGAAGATCATATTACACCGTTTAATACTGTTCAGAATTTTATTTTCTGTCAGTTCAAAAAGAAATAA
- a CDS encoding MBL fold metallo-hydrolase, whose product MKIEQIYTGCLAQGAYYIISDGEAIIIDPLRETKPYLDRLEKDKVTLKYIFETHFHADFVSGHLDLSQKTGAPIVYGPTATPEFDAIIAEDNQVFEIGKIKIKVLHTPGHTLESSSFLLMDEHGKETALFSGDTLFLGDVGRPDLAQKAADMTQEQLAGLLYDSLYQKIMPLNDDIIVYPAHGAGSACGKNMQKETVDTLGNQKRTNYALNQKDKESFIKAVTDGLLPPPAYFGMNVAMNKKGYESFDEVLSHGSKALSPDEFEETAEFSGALILDVRDNHEFAKGFIPQSVNIGLNGDFAPWIGALIADVQQPIVLVTNENEEEETITRLSRVGFDHVLGFLQGGFESWKDSGKDVDSIHRISAKQFEDEIKDKAVKVIDVRKESEYNAEHIDEAYNKPLAYINEWISQIDPEEHFYLHCAGGYRSMMAASILQARGYRNFTEIEGGFNAIAQTDIPKSDFVCQTKVFPYIS is encoded by the coding sequence ATGAAAATAGAACAGATTTACACAGGATGTTTGGCTCAGGGAGCTTATTATATTATTTCCGATGGGGAAGCGATTATTATTGATCCTTTAAGAGAAACAAAACCTTACCTGGACCGTTTGGAAAAAGATAAAGTAACGCTTAAATATATCTTTGAAACCCATTTTCATGCAGACTTTGTGAGTGGTCATTTAGATTTAAGCCAAAAAACGGGAGCCCCTATTGTCTATGGACCCACTGCAACACCGGAATTTGATGCGATTATTGCAGAAGACAATCAGGTTTTTGAGATTGGAAAAATTAAAATTAAAGTGCTGCATACCCCGGGACACACGCTGGAGAGTTCTTCTTTTTTGTTAATGGATGAACATGGAAAAGAGACAGCATTATTTAGCGGAGATACTTTGTTTCTTGGTGATGTTGGTCGTCCCGATTTAGCTCAGAAAGCTGCGGATATGACTCAGGAACAATTGGCAGGACTGCTTTATGACAGCTTATATCAGAAAATTATGCCTTTAAATGATGATATTATCGTTTATCCGGCTCATGGCGCAGGTTCGGCTTGTGGTAAAAATATGCAGAAAGAAACGGTAGACACGTTGGGAAATCAGAAAAGAACCAACTATGCCTTAAATCAAAAAGATAAAGAAAGCTTTATAAAGGCTGTAACTGACGGACTTTTGCCACCTCCCGCTTATTTTGGGATGAATGTAGCGATGAATAAAAAAGGATATGAAAGTTTTGATGAGGTTTTATCTCATGGCTCGAAAGCATTATCTCCCGATGAATTTGAAGAAACAGCAGAGTTTTCCGGAGCTTTGATTCTTGATGTAAGAGATAATCATGAATTTGCAAAAGGTTTTATTCCGCAATCCGTTAATATAGGATTGAATGGAGATTTTGCACCCTGGATAGGAGCTTTAATTGCAGATGTACAACAGCCGATTGTATTAGTGACCAATGAAAATGAGGAAGAAGAAACAATTACCAGACTGAGCAGAGTTGGGTTTGATCATGTTTTAGGTTTCTTACAAGGTGGTTTTGAATCCTGGAAAGATAGCGGAAAAGATGTGGATTCAATTCACAGGATTTCAGCAAAGCAGTTTGAAGATGAAATTAAGGACAAAGCAGTAAAAGTTATCGATGTAAGAAAAGAAAGCGAATACAATGCAGAGCACATCGATGAAGCTTATAATAAACCTTTGGCATATATCAATGAATGGATCAGTCAGATTGATCCTGAAGAACATTTTTATCTGCACTGTGCAGGTGGATATAGAAGTATGATGGCGGCAAGCATTCTTCAGGCAAGAGGCTACCGAAATTTTACCGAAATTGAAGGAGGATTTAATGCAATTGCGCAAACCGATATTCCTAAAAGTGATTTTGTATGTCAGACTAAGGTTTTTCCCTATATTAGTTAA
- a CDS encoding ABC transporter ATP-binding protein, translating into MKILLNYLKPYKWLILASLLLASINQVFSLFAPAITGNILDKLVTHPNFFDKEKLLPRSMNEYLYGTDIYHGVFYFLGLLIGTAMVSRIAKAFQDYVVNVIIQKFGAKIFTDGLKHSMRLPFQEFEDQRSGETLSILTKVREDSVKFINNFINVFFGILVSIIFVSVYAIRLHWTIMPVYVVGIVLIAVVTNLLSKRIKTIQKNIVTETTNLAGSTTESLRNIEIVKSLGLTNQEVERLNNNTYKILNLELRKVKSIRSLSFVQGTLVNFLQQTITFTLLLLIFKNIVTPGQYLSLMFYGFFIFGPMQEIGNIIISYREAQASLNNFDRVMKKEIEPKPTNPKRIGAIEELEFQKVSFQHQTAHYKALNSISFDVKNGETIAFVGPSGSGKSTLVKLLVGLYRPQEGNIFYNNINGKEFDFDELRNQIGFVTQDTQLFAGTIKENLLFVNPTATEEELQLALKKSSCTALLERAENGIETVIGEGGLKLSGGEKQRIAIARALLRKPHLLIFDEATSALDSITEEEITTTIKEISKEKEQITVLIAHRLSTIMHADRIYVLERGQVVETGSHLQLIEEKGLYYAMWRQQIGERKLTAGV; encoded by the coding sequence ATGAAAATTTTATTAAATTATTTAAAACCATATAAATGGCTGATTTTAGCTTCTCTTTTATTAGCTTCAATCAATCAGGTATTTTCGTTATTCGCTCCGGCTATTACAGGGAATATATTAGACAAACTGGTTACCCATCCCAACTTTTTTGATAAAGAAAAACTTCTCCCGAGAAGTATGAACGAATACCTTTACGGAACCGATATCTATCATGGAGTATTCTATTTTTTAGGACTGCTTATCGGAACAGCGATGGTAAGCCGAATTGCAAAGGCATTTCAGGATTATGTAGTGAATGTGATTATTCAAAAATTTGGAGCTAAAATATTTACTGACGGCTTAAAGCATTCTATGAGATTGCCTTTTCAGGAATTTGAAGATCAGAGAAGTGGTGAAACGCTCTCCATTCTAACTAAAGTTCGAGAGGATTCTGTGAAATTTATCAATAACTTCATTAATGTATTTTTCGGAATTTTGGTAAGTATCATTTTCGTTTCGGTCTACGCAATTCGTTTACACTGGACAATTATGCCTGTGTATGTGGTGGGAATTGTTCTTATTGCGGTTGTCACTAATTTATTAAGCAAAAGAATTAAGACCATTCAGAAAAATATTGTAACAGAAACCACGAATTTAGCAGGAAGCACCACTGAAAGTCTCAGAAATATCGAGATTGTAAAAAGTTTAGGACTGACCAATCAGGAAGTGGAACGTCTGAACAACAATACCTATAAAATTCTGAATCTTGAATTAAGAAAGGTAAAAAGCATCCGTTCTTTAAGCTTTGTACAGGGAACTCTAGTTAATTTTTTACAGCAAACGATTACTTTCACTTTACTATTACTGATCTTTAAAAATATTGTAACTCCGGGACAGTATTTATCATTGATGTTTTATGGATTCTTTATTTTCGGACCGATGCAGGAAATCGGGAATATTATTATTTCTTACCGTGAAGCTCAGGCTTCTTTAAATAATTTTGACAGGGTGATGAAAAAAGAGATTGAACCGAAACCTACCAACCCGAAAAGAATCGGAGCTATCGAGGAACTGGAATTTCAAAAGGTATCTTTTCAGCATCAGACCGCTCATTATAAGGCATTAAATTCTATTTCATTTGATGTTAAAAATGGAGAGACCATTGCTTTTGTAGGACCCAGCGGATCAGGAAAAAGTACATTGGTAAAATTACTGGTCGGTTTGTACAGACCTCAGGAAGGAAACATTTTTTATAACAATATCAACGGTAAGGAGTTTGATTTTGATGAATTACGAAATCAGATCGGCTTTGTAACACAGGATACCCAGCTTTTTGCAGGAACAATCAAAGAAAATCTTTTGTTTGTAAATCCGACCGCAACGGAAGAAGAGCTTCAATTGGCTTTAAAAAAATCCAGCTGCACAGCTCTTTTGGAACGTGCTGAAAACGGAATAGAAACGGTAATCGGTGAAGGCGGATTAAAACTAAGCGGTGGTGAAAAGCAGAGAATCGCCATTGCAAGAGCTCTATTGAGAAAACCACATTTGCTTATTTTTGATGAAGCCACTTCTGCATTAGACAGTATTACAGAAGAAGAAATTACAACGACCATTAAAGAAATCTCAAAGGAAAAAGAGCAAATTACAGTTCTCATTGCCCATCGTTTAAGCACAATCATGCATGCGGACAGAATCTATGTTTTAGAACGCGGACAAGTGGTAGAAACAGGGTCTCACTTACAGCTTATTGAAGAAAAAGGATTGTACTATGCAATGTGGAGACAGCAGATTGGAGAGCGTAAACTGACTGCGGGAGTATAA
- a CDS encoding DUF6691 family protein, with protein MKNNNAVCNKEITVQNKWYHNLKYLLVGILFGIVFVKAEIISWFRIQEMFRLQSFHMYGVIGSAVLTGMVSVWLIKKFSIKTLDGEPITIVPKKFNKGQIYGGLIFGFGWAITGACPGPLFAQIGTGAFAVVITLLSAIFGTWIYGYLRDKLPH; from the coding sequence ATGAAAAATAATAATGCAGTTTGCAATAAAGAAATTACTGTTCAAAATAAGTGGTACCATAATCTAAAATACCTCCTGGTAGGAATTTTATTTGGGATTGTTTTTGTAAAAGCTGAAATCATCAGTTGGTTCAGAATCCAGGAAATGTTCCGTTTACAGTCATTCCATATGTATGGAGTCATAGGAAGTGCCGTGCTTACAGGAATGGTTTCCGTATGGCTGATTAAAAAGTTTAGTATAAAAACCCTTGATGGAGAACCAATTACAATAGTACCTAAAAAGTTTAACAAAGGACAAATTTACGGAGGATTGATCTTCGGTTTCGGCTGGGCAATTACGGGGGCTTGTCCGGGACCACTTTTTGCTCAGATAGGAACAGGGGCTTTCGCAGTGGTCATTACTTTATTAAGTGCAATTTTCGGAACTTGGATTTACGGATATTTGAGAGATAAGTTACCGCATTAA